One Camelus ferus isolate YT-003-E chromosome 21, BCGSAC_Cfer_1.0, whole genome shotgun sequence genomic region harbors:
- the LOC116658818 gene encoding uncharacterized protein LOC116658818: protein MAMAHGAAMNVEVYPVPRKPHSSPSHLRSTQCPGLVLPPPNPRLKAGPSLWGRLALFPKPRGVAPNHGDKHLHPVLSPTHTHPEHTHKGVDESACGDGMHPYADRGSLPQGNRLGLNPATILPPPNAAAHRLSTLPLKETSCEPHTKPFADRRAQAWPERRPRTESTGNAIRIPCWLVVHPATHLSPHPPTCIAKVSRAASGFCLLSHLHCPFDQLQARGQVPFHTSASRQPVCSPARFKTPASLKANDRPTGFEGGPGAGTQQVSHRDWSLA from the exons ATGGCTATGGCCCacggtgctgctatgaacgttgagGTGTAC CCAGTTCCCCGCAAGCCCCACTCCTCTCCTTCGCACCTGCGCTCCACCCAGTGCCCTGGACTCGTCCTGCCACCTCCCAACCCGAGGCTCAAGGCCGGCCCTTCTCTATGGGGTCGTCTGGCTCTGTTCCCTAAGCCTCGTGGTGTGGCCCCCAACCACGGCGACAAACACCTTCACCCCGTACTCTCGCCCACCCACACTCACCCCGAACACACCCACAAGGGCGTTGACGAAAGCGCCTGCGGTGATGGGATGCACCCATATGCCGACAGGGGCTCCCTTCCACAGGGGAACCGGCTTGGTCTAAATCCAGCGACTATACTGCCACCGCCAAACGCTGCAGCTCATCGGCTGTCCACTCTGCCTCTGAAGGAAACAAGCTGTGAACCGCACACCAAACCCTTTGCTGACAGACGCGCCCAAGCCTGGCCTGAGAGGAGACCGAG GACTGAGAGTACCGGTAATGCAATCCGAATACCATGTTGGCTGGTAGTCCACCCTGCCACGCATCTGTCTCCACACCCTCCCACTTGCATAGCTAAAGTTTCCCGGGCGGCATCCGGTTTCTGCCTGCTTTCTCACCTCCACTGCCCTTTCGACCAACTACAAGCACGTGGCCAGGTTCCTTTTCACACCTCCGCCTCCCGGCAGCCTGTCTGCTCCCCTGCGCGGTTCAAGACCCCCGCGTCCTTGAAGGCCAACGACAGGCCCACGGGCTTCGAGGGCGGCCCAGGAGCTGGCACGCAGCAGGTAAGCCATCGGGACTGGTCGCTGGCTTGA
- the LOC102507030 gene encoding LOW QUALITY PROTEIN: proteasome subunit alpha type-1-like (The sequence of the model RefSeq protein was modified relative to this genomic sequence to represent the inferred CDS: inserted 1 base in 1 codon; substituted 1 base at 1 genomic stop codon) has product MCGSSEKIPHVDNHIGISIAGLTADARLLCNFMRQECLDSRFVFDRLLPMSXLVSPIGXKTHIPTQRYGRRPYGVGLLIADYDDMGPDIFQTCPSANCFDCRAMSIGARSQSARTYLERHMSEFMECNLNELVKHGLCALRETLPAEQDLTTKNVSIGIVGKDLEFTIYDDDDVSPFLEGLEERPQRKAQPTQPADEPAEKADEPMEH; this is encoded by the exons ATGTGCGG CTCATCAGAAAAAATTCCCCATGTTGATAACCATATTGGTATTTCCATTGCGGGACTTACTGCTGATGCTAgacttttatgtaattttatgcGCCAGGAGTGTTTGGATTCCAGATTTGTATTTGACAGACTTCTTCCTATGTCTTGACTTGTATCTCCAATTG AGAAAACCCACATACCAACGCAACGATATGGCCGGAGACCATATGGTGTTGGGCTGCTTATTGCTGATTATGATGATATGGGCCCTGACATTTTCCAAACCTGTCCGTCTGCTAACTGTTTTGACTGCAGAGCTATGTCTATTGGAGCCCGTTCTCAATCAGCTCGTACTTACTTGGAGAGACATATGTCAGAgtttatggagtgcaatttgaaTGAACTGGTTAAGCATGGTCTGTGTGCCTTACGGGAGACACTTCCTGCAGAACAGGACCTAACTACAAAGAATGTTTCTATTGGAATTGTTGGTAAAGACTTAGAGTTTACGATTtacgatgatgatgatgtttCTCCGTTCCTGGAAGGTCTTGAAGAAAGACCACAGAGAAAGGCACAGCCTACTCAACCTGCTGATGAACCTGCAGAAAAGGCTGATGAACCAATGGAACATTAA